A genomic segment from Pectinophora gossypiella chromosome 27, ilPecGoss1.1, whole genome shotgun sequence encodes:
- the LOC126378909 gene encoding alpha-(1,3)-fucosyltransferase 10-like isoform X2, translating into MTRAKKSAYQLHIQKRSLITVFLILFLLFCTANVVIYDFGMIKKLMSPAKNHTRYPTMVWYTRQLIKPLQSTITCYEGDRCNHSKVFNCSVYHNLKQTVPHDPEAYLFYGYDLNRFPLPRNPKTIWGLFYDESPKLKPMMMFEKALNLFNFSMTFSRHSDVPLLFSLLLTPYINSLEYYVTTSVKKNVYKNYAPIVFFQQNCATLTEREAFVEELQKYIDIDSYGPCLNNKDLPTKILQSSEMLDGRLLKTFLARYRFQISIENAVCTDYVTEKLWRSLEIGVVPIYFGSPLIRDWLPNNKSAILVEDFRSPKLLSEYLHYLLKNDTAYEEHLEHKTLRLVSNQRLLDLIKKRYTLHESCEEPPEKKFLCLICERIHAKNSTRVNIVTKKHYDCPVPPKSALTQNALDPNSTWMMSLDKCKSKLDNLYTEINDSDKTPRVSATSWYRW; encoded by the coding sequence ATGACAAGAGCAAAGAAATCCGCCTATCAACTACATATCCAAAAACGGAGTCTTATTACAGTCTTTCTGATATTGTTCCTTTTATTTTGTACAGCCAACGTGGTGATATACGATTTCGGcatgataaaaaaattaatgaGCCCTGCAAAGAATCACACGAGATATCCCACTATGGTATGGTACACCAGACAGTTGATTAAACCTTTGCAGTCAACAATAACTTGCTACGAGGGCGACCGTTGCAACCACTCAAAAGTATTCAACTGTAGTGTGTATCACAACTTAAAGCAAACGGTCCCGCATGACCCTGAAGCCTACCTCTTCTATGGGTACGACCTGAACAGATTCCCCTTACCGCGAAACCCCAAAACCATCTGGGGTTTGTTTTACGACGAATCGCCAAAGCTAAAACCGATGATGATGTTCGAAAAGGCGTTAAACCTATTCAACTTTTCGATGACCTTCAGCCGTCACAGCGACGTGCCTTTACTCTTCAGCCTCCTCCTCACACCCTACATAAACAGTTTGGAGTACTACGTAACGACATCGGTGAAGAAAAACGTGTACAAGAATTATGCGCCAATTGTATTTTTCCAACAAAACTGCGCTACACTTACAGAGCGTGAAGCGTTCGTTGAAGAACTACAGAAGTACATTGACATTGATTCCTACGGTCCATGCCTCAACAACAAGGATTTGCCCACCAAAATCTTGCAGTCCTCAGAAATGCTGGACGGACGGCTTTTGAAGACATTCCTTGCAAGATACAGGTTCCAAATCAGCATAGAAAACGCTGTTTGCACCGATTATGTGACGGAGAAGTTGTGGCGGTCTTTGGAGATCGGCGTAGTTCCTATCTACTTCGGATCGCCGCTGATCAGGGACTGGCTGCCCAACAACAAGTCAGCCATATTGGTTGAAGACTTCCGCTCGCCGAAGCTGCTCAGTGAGTACCTGCACTACCTCCTGAAGAACGACACAGCGTACGAAGAACATCTCGAGCACAAGACGTTGAGACTCGTCTCGAACCAGAGACTTCTGGACCTGATAAAGAAGAGGTATACATTACACGAATCGTGCGAAGAACCACCAGAGAAGAAGTTCCTCTGCTTGATCTGCGAGAGGATTCATGCCAAGAATAGCACCAGAGTTAACATAGTGACAAAGAAACACTACGACTGTCCAGTTCCGCCGAAATCTGCGCTGACGCAAAACGCATTGGATCCAAACAGCACGTGGATGATGAGTCTAGATAAATGTAAAAGCAAACTGGATAACTTATATACGGAGATTAATGATTCGGATAAGACTCCAAGAGTTTCGGCAACGAGTTGGTACCGTTggtaa
- the LOC126378909 gene encoding alpha-(1,3)-fucosyltransferase B-like isoform X1, which yields MCSYKLWCYKNTEVSTIPSMTRAKKSAYQLHIQKRSLITVFLILFLLFCTANVVIYDFGMIKKLMSPAKNHTRYPTMVWYTRQLIKPLQSTITCYEGDRCNHSKVFNCSVYHNLKQTVPHDPEAYLFYGYDLNRFPLPRNPKTIWGLFYDESPKLKPMMMFEKALNLFNFSMTFSRHSDVPLLFSLLLTPYINSLEYYVTTSVKKNVYKNYAPIVFFQQNCATLTEREAFVEELQKYIDIDSYGPCLNNKDLPTKILQSSEMLDGRLLKTFLARYRFQISIENAVCTDYVTEKLWRSLEIGVVPIYFGSPLIRDWLPNNKSAILVEDFRSPKLLSEYLHYLLKNDTAYEEHLEHKTLRLVSNQRLLDLIKKRYTLHESCEEPPEKKFLCLICERIHAKNSTRVNIVTKKHYDCPVPPKSALTQNALDPNSTWMMSLDKCKSKLDNLYTEINDSDKTPRVSATSWYRW from the exons atgtgttcgtacaaattgtggtgttataaaaatacagaagtaa gTACAATTCCAAGTATGACAAGAGCAAAGAAATCCGCCTATCAACTACATATCCAAAAACGGAGTCTTATTACAGTCTTTCTGATATTGTTCCTTTTATTTTGTACAGCCAACGTGGTGATATACGATTTCGGcatgataaaaaaattaatgaGCCCTGCAAAGAATCACACGAGATATCCCACTATGGTATGGTACACCAGACAGTTGATTAAACCTTTGCAGTCAACAATAACTTGCTACGAGGGCGACCGTTGCAACCACTCAAAAGTATTCAACTGTAGTGTGTATCACAACTTAAAGCAAACGGTCCCGCATGACCCTGAAGCCTACCTCTTCTATGGGTACGACCTGAACAGATTCCCCTTACCGCGAAACCCCAAAACCATCTGGGGTTTGTTTTACGACGAATCGCCAAAGCTAAAACCGATGATGATGTTCGAAAAGGCGTTAAACCTATTCAACTTTTCGATGACCTTCAGCCGTCACAGCGACGTGCCTTTACTCTTCAGCCTCCTCCTCACACCCTACATAAACAGTTTGGAGTACTACGTAACGACATCGGTGAAGAAAAACGTGTACAAGAATTATGCGCCAATTGTATTTTTCCAACAAAACTGCGCTACACTTACAGAGCGTGAAGCGTTCGTTGAAGAACTACAGAAGTACATTGACATTGATTCCTACGGTCCATGCCTCAACAACAAGGATTTGCCCACCAAAATCTTGCAGTCCTCAGAAATGCTGGACGGACGGCTTTTGAAGACATTCCTTGCAAGATACAGGTTCCAAATCAGCATAGAAAACGCTGTTTGCACCGATTATGTGACGGAGAAGTTGTGGCGGTCTTTGGAGATCGGCGTAGTTCCTATCTACTTCGGATCGCCGCTGATCAGGGACTGGCTGCCCAACAACAAGTCAGCCATATTGGTTGAAGACTTCCGCTCGCCGAAGCTGCTCAGTGAGTACCTGCACTACCTCCTGAAGAACGACACAGCGTACGAAGAACATCTCGAGCACAAGACGTTGAGACTCGTCTCGAACCAGAGACTTCTGGACCTGATAAAGAAGAGGTATACATTACACGAATCGTGCGAAGAACCACCAGAGAAGAAGTTCCTCTGCTTGATCTGCGAGAGGATTCATGCCAAGAATAGCACCAGAGTTAACATAGTGACAAAGAAACACTACGACTGTCCAGTTCCGCCGAAATCTGCGCTGACGCAAAACGCATTGGATCCAAACAGCACGTGGATGATGAGTCTAGATAAATGTAAAAGCAAACTGGATAACTTATATACGGAGATTAATGATTCGGATAAGACTCCAAGAGTTTCGGCAACGAGTTGGTACCGTTggtaa